The genomic window ACTAAACCGACTTTGTCATTCTTCTTGTGTCTTATACTTCTTTCTGTACTCTACCATCCTCTGATACTGGTTTTCTAACTATACCTTTTATATGACTCCATATTCTCAACTGCATAGCATGTTCTATGCCTCCATGTCAGGAAATTTCTCCCTTCTTATTCATGCCACCTGGCTTCTATGACATGTTTGAAGTCACAGCAAAAATCCTTCTTTCTGAATAAGGTATCCTAAATTCCATGTCTGATCTCTAAGTCACAACAATTTAGTTCATATTATAATTCCCATAATATTATCTGacatttaattatcttttttcataGCTCATTCAATTCACTaccaaaaggaaaagatttttccCAAGCCATATAGTAGAAaagggagttaaaaaaaaacaacagtccTGAAAGTTATAAAATTCTATCATTTAGGAATAAAAGAAGTAATATGTTAAagaattttcagaatttatatttcttattttccttctctgcctccccatttttattactgtttttatGGAAGAATTTGGTTTAGTTGATGCAGATGACACTGATGGTactttcattttccccttctttacatatatgaaaaaaagtgaatttgtaAAAATCATACTTAAGAGAATGTTTTAGTTTTATGTTTAACACCCTATTTTATGTTTAACACCCTATTTTTATGCTTAACACCCTATTTCATAttggatttttataatttttggttttttctatAATCACAAAAAGGAGCATAAGACAATTAACATATATATTCTCTcaattaagtatctattatgtatcACATGCATATCAATGCCTACTGTTTGATTCTAACATGTGCAGATAAAAATATAACTTCTTGTCTTAAGGTGCTTCCTGATTTTGATGTGATACAGCATACAAAAAGTTATATGTTTCCAGCTCAAGAATATAGAAGGCAAGGGAGAGAGATAAAAGTGCTCTAGGACAATTGATGAGGGATGAGAATATAATTAAATAGGTGTGATGCCCCTGAACTGAGACACAGTGTACCAGAGAAGGTTTTTTAGAGCAGGAGAATGACTTTCTTAAGTGATTTAAGAAGATTACAGACAACTTTGAGTAGAAAGCACAAGAGAAAGtagaaatcaaaaataaagagacctgtttgcaatttttttcaatgatattaGTAAAAGTTGATGATGTCTTGAAGTAGAAAGGTGGATTTGGGAATGAAGGAAAGCGAGAGGATGATagatgttgtgaaggaagaatcaacaGAACTTTACAACTTTttggatatataatatatatatatatatatatatatatatatataatttgaataaaAGAGAGATGTCAAACATATACACCAAGATGACTAAGATGATGACCTGtatttaacagaaatcagaattattcattttgagGACACTGAAGGTAGAgtagaggaggaaaggaaatgatGTATGGGTATGTTCATGTTGGCTTTGAAGGTCTGGAAGGAATATACAGGCTGAGGCGTTCCAGTCCTAAAATGTGCCATacaaaataaagcagaaaattCAGGTGAGATCTGACTAAGGTAGAGATCAGGCCAACTAacatctctctccctctgtatattatatctattttaataattaatatttataacattGAATTAGTCATtgagatgatgaaaaattttccttttttaaaataaatttcaaaattgaaaCATTTCTACATCATTTCTTAGATTGTTCTAAATATGTTCTTATATGAATGGATCATGAAATTTTAAGATGAATTAATTGACAGATACAAGAAACAGGCATGTCAGTAGCAATATGTttatggaaagaaatgaagataattaatGTATTAATGTGCATCAAAATGGATATATTCAAAAAATTTGATTATAGTCCTTTACTTCTGAGCtaagaatatgaaataaatatttttatatctattttacttttcctgtttataaaatgtatatattggCTGATTTCATAAATTTTATAACTACCTAAGAAATCAATCACACTATGAAGATTTGTAGAATAATTGAGTTAATCTCATTGCTTGGATTAGAGAGTCAACTTGATATTTATCCACCTGTGGAACTTGATTATTCATCTCTTACAtttcctttgtcaaaatatattgttttcatCTGATCTGATCGAAGTATTTTTAGTCACCTTATaatcaattaaatgtttattagttgattgattaattgattgataagcagcattgcctcatgaTCAtcaagtaccctcccctcttttgtctcattagaaatacacttcacGTGCTCgctttggcagcacatatactaaaattggaacgataCAGAGAAGATGAGCATGGCCCCTGTGCAAGGATGACACGCAAATTTGCGAAGCGttccatatttttattaatgtccCACCCCAGATTGCTCTACCCATGTACCAGCAGCTTCTAAAGGAACTCATGGAGGCTCATCAGGCCAATCAACCTTGTGGGAGGTGCCACTACTACCTCATGATCAGCAAGACATCCCAAGAGGTTGCAAAGAATTCCAGACATCGAGGGAAAGTGCCCCAGAAAGAAGAGCTGATGTTTGCCAATGCAGAGGAGGAATTTTTCTATGAGAAAGCACTTCTGAAATTCAGCTTCTCGGTGCAAGAAGAGAGCGACCTGGCCCTGGGAGGCCGGTGGTCATTTGATGACTTACCTATGAAACCCTTGCACACAGTGATGCTAATTCCAGCCAGCAAGATGAGTGCAGTCATGGAGATGCTGAAGGAGCACCTCTCCATCTAACCCAGGCAGTGGCTCATTTGGAGAAGGCTTGGGGAGAGACTTATCAGAGACGGATGGTTCAAGTCACCATGGCCTTAgcaggatttttttccccatttggtcCAATGTCCCTTGGACTTGTGAATCATGCATTAAAAGCTCGTTACTTCAAAAGAAAACGGAACACACACGTGGGttaggaatttaaaaaccaagcaACTCTTTATTATGGTTGCTTTCATGATgtacaaaatgttttatttgtacaaaattatccGGGCTGGCAATTTGTCCTGTTAAATCTCTGTACATCTTCTGTGGACGAACCAATACACTGATTTTATTGGTTGGGGAATGGACTCCCGTACCCCAAAACCCATGTCTTTCTGATGATGTCATTCATGAGGACATTACACTGTTTATTGCATGTAGATATATTTCAGTGTGGACTGAATAATAGAATGAAGACTTGAAAGTCACTGAATCACACGTCTTGGTTCAGCAGGAGCTTCACATAGTTTATCTTTGCTTGTCTTCTGTTCCTTTTTTATCGTTGAATTAGGTGAGAAGTGATTAATTACTTGCTGTAGAATATCCTTACTTTCACTAGGAGGCAGATTACTAAAGTAATATGGGGGTGCCAACTGCATAAATCTGGTGGAACAAAGAACAAGATACAGCtatttaaaatgatagaaaatgtaaaaccaatgatattaaaattgttataaaaaattttaataaaaatcccGTTCATCAACCCAGATAAAGAAAGCCCTACCTTAGTGGGATAGTGACTTTGAAAATAACTATTTGAATGCAAAGTCTTCACAAATGGTATTGGGTACGTAACcttgaaaaatagtttttttgtatACAgttgcaacatggaaacaaaattcaTTGTCCTGCAGGGGGAGCCATGTTCAATCaataaaatgtttctattttcttaagacaaaaaaaaaaagaaatacacttcACAAGAATCATAAATTATGTCAAATATAATCACTTTATAACTTTTCCCCTATTCAAGTaacctccatggacacacaaacTTCATGAGTCCAAGCATCATGAAAAGACACATCATCTCATGAACAACTTGTCCCCCGCCCCAGTATACACCCTCCATTTGTAGCCAAAGTTTCATGAAAAACACTTCTTCTATTCATAGTATTTACATGTCCAGTTCATCTAAGTATATTCCCTTCCTCTGTCTCTAAAGCCCCTATAGCTCTCCTCAATCAAAGTATCAGGTAAGCTCTCTCCCTCTGTCCATTCAGCACAACCATGGAACTAAAACCCTCTTTAACTAAAGTATGAattaagataagatcacttcctaattaTGTCCATCCCTTTTAAGGATATTCTTATTCACTGCCCATATTATACTATAAACTTCTAAGTATCTGGTAAAGTCACTTcttatttaattatgtatagaacctctaagtactctaagtactggggCACCCTTGAAGGTCTCCCTTAAGAATTTTAACAATGATTGTAGGGCATGGGAGATactgacacaggaccacccagtattgggtgccctcatcagagaataTATTCTCTGAGTAAAGCAGAATTAAAATAGCTCAAGGGAAAGTGAGATATGCAAGTTTAACTTAAACAACCCAGGTTTTCATCTGGACTaattgtgcctgacctgtggcattctgagcttgtattagTCTTATCAGCCACTGTTGGATGCACTgttaatttgtctcaaacataataatgtcattttaCTCCTCTTCAGTAAGGAAGGATGAGAACCAACAATACCCATAATCCTccaagtacaatctcttcaactattttCAACCCTTTAACTGTCCTAAGATAAATACAATTCTCTTGAGTTACAAGTGCTATTTTCCTTTGTGctgttgtatacaatttaatattcttgactaacatttgtttttttcccccttcctttttaccttttttatgcatgtattgagtcttgtatttgaagattgaattccctgttcaattctggtcttttatcaggaaattttggaaatgctttatttcattgaaatagaAACGCTctattccatcttttcccttgactgactatgctgaattttgcagagtaataaattcttggttgtaatccatgGTCCTTTGTACTCTGAATTATTATATTCCAGACTCTTGGATCTTTTAATGTTTAAGTtgataagtcctatgtaattctgattgggctttctttgtatttaaattgcttctttttgattccttgcagtatttttctcctttatttaagaaCTCTGACTTATGATAGTCTTTGGAGCTTTTTCCTGTCTCTTTCTGGCGATGTTCTGTGTCTTCTTTCAAAGgctattattttgtcttcttgatctggtatatttggacagttttcccagataatttcctgaaagatatttttcagattCTTATTTTGATCCAGGCTTTGTAATAGACCAACAAAAAACAAGGGCTTATTGCTTCAAGAAATTTGTTGACTATGAAGGGATACAACATACAAACACATAACTATGTTCCAATGTCTGCAGGgaaaaaggcaagggaaaggattaTAAAATGCTGTAAaagttaggaagaaggaaaagttaGGGAGAAGAGAGCATGAAAATAAGTAATAGTTGTGGAAGGAATGTTTCATAGGAGTGAAaagataaagttttttaaaaagataataaatttaaagaacTGAGGACAATGGAAGTAGAGAAGTGGACTAAAGTACATGATCTATTCAGGTTACTCATATTGAATTTGAAGCTGTAGGAGGGACATGCATGTTGAGAATTCCAGTCCTAATTTGTGGTGTccaaaacaaaacccaatatttagttcattaatctCTTAGGCAGCATTAGGAAAAATCTAGcaacatttctttcatttttttcagcctgTTCTCTTTTACTTGGATTGTCAGGTCTTACTCCCTCATGGAAAGATATCTGCTCATGTAGTCTCTAAGAAATTATTACTAATATCCTTGAAGAAAGACTTTTCTTTTGtgataacctttaaaaaaataacatatacttactttacttttcaaattatttaggaTTAGAAAGTAGAACTTGTGCAGAGATCAGTCAAATTATTATCTCTCTTTCAACAGTATATCtctttgaatgaaaaataaaagtgttCTAACACTTATAGCTGATATATTTTGTCTCAATTTGAGCATATAATCCAACAAAATCCAACATTATCCTAAACCTTTATCTATTCATTCTTCTCTATCTTGTGTGTGttcttgtttttatcattttgtccACGAAAATAAGATGAGGcaatttatcaaatgcttttctgaagtttttGTACTATATAAAGACAAATAATCCCTTTGTAATTCAATCTAGTAACCTCATAAAAATGATATTCTGGTATGGATTGAGAGTGGATGAGATCACAAGGAAAGCCTATCAAAAGAGATTATCTCTATTCACACAAAAGTATTCAACCATATCTGAGGCTTTGTAAAGTCAATAAAGGATAAAGACTAAGATAGATTTAGCAATTATAATACCATTGATAACCTTGCAATAAATTATCATTAATGTTAGGTCCAAAGGCAGATAAATTGGTTTGAGAAGTGAAAATGACTAGAAATTAAACAATGAAAATGAGGGGAAATATTGGACAATAATTTGAGAAGATGTCATGATTAAGTGAAGGATGGGTGAAGATACCCTCCTTTTTAAGGGTCCAGAAAATAAGACGTTTATTTTATATTCCGGTGTTTATCCTTTTCATGAATCATTATCCTTTACTTATAGTCTTGTCATATTTAAAAGGGACTACTTAAACTCTGTAAACTGTCATCTTCATGCTAAATTTGTAATGAATAGCAAAAGCTAACATACTAAATCTTCAAGAAGTTAGATTATTCTGAAAAAAACTACCTTGCAATCAAATTAAAATACATCAAATTTgtggggaaatgatttttttaggtttttgcaaggcaaatggggttaagtggctttcccaaggacacacagctaagaaattattaagtgtctgaggccagatttgaactcaggtactcctgatgtaAGGgacagccctctatccactatccactgcaccacctagccacccgaaaATGATGCTTCAAAAACAAATGGCAGTTCTTTCTATTAAAATACAGTCACTGAACGAATCCTAATTGTCTCAAAGCCAAGAAGACATGGTCTCATCTTTGACGTATACCAGctaagtgaccctgagcaagtcatttagttccctaggcaattctctaagactcaaAGTGACAGAGAAGGTAttagagtttcttcatctgagagtACTCTTCAAATAAATTGCAGGTTAAACATCACATGTTCAGGTTCAACTTTCTAAtcctaaatattttgaaaagtcaaGTGTTATCACAAAAGCCTCCCCTTTcaacacttactttactaattcttcctgaagtaactctcttagtcctttttctaaaagagggtggggggaaaaCATTCTAGCACCACAGAATCACAgagaactgggaagagaaggaaaataaacagGGAAGAGGGGGCCCTTTTCATAAGGGtag from Macrotis lagotis isolate mMagLag1 chromosome 2, bilby.v1.9.chrom.fasta, whole genome shotgun sequence includes these protein-coding regions:
- the LOC141511698 gene encoding BRCA2 and CDKN1A-interacting protein-like, whose amino-acid sequence is MYQQLLKELMEAHQANQPCGRCHYYLMISKTSQEVAKNSRHRGKVPQKEELMFANAEEEFFYEKALLKFSFSVQEESDLALGGRWSFDDLPMKPLHTVMLIPASKMSAVMEMLKEHLSI